A genomic window from Zootoca vivipara chromosome Z, rZooViv1.1, whole genome shotgun sequence includes:
- the LOC118084273 gene encoding beta-1,4-galactosyltransferase galt-1-like codes for MYCCRRKNFMVVVSFLIVLSFEAYLWLMQTPLLPQTIQSTDLCKGEIANDTITALKYNKTFIISPYHDDRQGNLTRVIAIVRYKKIQDLYCWFCCSHDGHVSIIRAAIDIHFHRTDFPFGPADIVCSEPRKCSPKYVSIHSSPRGKIDKLPRFEIKNRVPEDSFSAEFTLCLPVMFGNYNNVLQFIQSMEMYKILGAQKVLLYMYNCSQLIEKVLEFYVAEGTIEIIPWPIYSYVNFSSFWYSTKDWDYGKATVLNDCIYRNMYRSKYVVLNDIDEIILPIKHLSWKTMISYLEDRNPETGIFLFEKHLFPQHIFSSTDTLNISSWKMVPGTNILQHIYREPIKLKFSNQKKMIINPRAVVQTSVHAILKGYSKTLVVPKEIAILYHCRQYVEKEVPGKYLIRDATIWRYNVSLINNVNNILKKQFPRKSSKLRWNKF; via the coding sequence ATGTATTGCTGTAGAAGAAAGAATTTTATGGTGGTAGTTTCTTTTCTAATTGTTCTGTCCTTTGAAGCATACTTGTGGCTGATGCAAACCCCTTTGCTGCCACAAACAATACAGTCAACTGATCTCTGCAAAGGTGAAATTGCCAATGATACAATAACagctttaaaatataataaaacattcatcATTTCACCGTATCACGATGACAGACAAGGAAACCTAACTCGTGTGATTGCAATAGTGCGCTACAAGAAAATACAGGACCTCTATTGTTGGTTTTGCTGTAGTCATGATGGCCATGTCTCCATAATAAGAGCAGCCATAGACATTCACTTTCATAGAACTGATTTCCCTTTTGGTCCAGCAGATATTGTGTGCTCGGAACCCAGAAAGTGCTCTCCAAAATACGTGTCCATTCATTCATCTCCTAGAGGGAAAATCGACAAGCTACCAAGGTTTGAAATAAAAAACCGTGTGCCCGAGGATTCATTTTCTGCTGAATTCACTCTTTGTCTCCCTGTCATGTTTGGAAACTACAACAATGTCTTGCAGTTCATACAAAGCATGGAAATGTATAAAATTCTTGGTgcacagaaagtgctgctctACATGTACAACTGCAGCCAACTCATAGAGAAAGTATTGGAATTTTATGTTGCAGAAGGTACCATTGAAATTATTCCATGGCCAATTTATTCATATGTTaatttctcttctttctggtaTTCTACCAAAGACTGGGACTATGGGAAAGCTACAGTCCTAAATGATTGCATCTACCGCAATATGTACAGGAGCAAATATGTGGTTCTTAATGACATTGATGAAATTATCCTACCCATTAAGCATCTGAGTTGGAAAACAATGATAAGTTATCTTGAGGATCGAAATCCAGAGACAGGCATCTTCTTGTTTGAGAAACATTTATTTCCTCAGCATATCTTTTCCTCTACAGACACACTCAACATTTCATCCTGGAAAATGGTCCCAGGAACTAATATACTACAGCATATTTACAGAGAGCCCATTAAACTGAAGTTCAGTAATCAGAAAAAGATGATCATTAATCCAAGAGCAGTGGTTCAGACTTCAGTCCACGCCATTCTCAAAGGTTATAGTAAGACGCTGGTAGTTCCCAAAGAGATTGCAATTCTTTATCATTGCAGACAGTATGTTGAAAAAgaggtccctggaaaatacctcATTAGGGACGCAACGATCTGGAGATACAATGTTTCTTTGATTAATAATGTTAACAACATACTTAAAAAACAATTCCCTAGAAAGAGTTCCAAGCTTAGATGGAATAAATTCTAG